The nucleotide window CCTGGCAACCGGATTCTCGGACGCCAACGGCACCTGGCCTTCGGCCGAGGTGCCGGTGTCGATGGGAAGGGGCTCGTCCACTCTGGAACGCCCGGCTCAGTGTGCGGACACGGCGCGCAGCAGGTCGTCGGCGCGGTCCGTGACCTCCCAGGTGAAGTCCGGAAGCGGGCGGCCGAAGTGGCCGTAAGTCGAGGTCTGCGAATAGATCGGCCGGAGCAGGTCGAGTTCCTGGATGATCATCGCCGGGCGGAGGTCGAAGACCTCACGGATGGCGGCGGAGATCTTGTGCGGGTCGACCTTCTCGGTGCCGAAGGTCTCGACGTAGAGGCCCATCGGGTCGACGCGGCCGATGGCATAGGACACCTGCACCTCGGCACGGTCGGCGAGTCCGGCGGCGACGACGTTCTTCGCCACCCACCGCATCGCGTATGCGGCCGAACGGTCGACCTTCGAGGGATCCTTGCCGGAGAAGGCCCCGCCGCCGTGGCGGGAGAAGCCGCCGTAGGTGTCGACGATGATCTTGCGCCCGGTCAGCCCGGCATCGCCCATCGGTCCGCCCGTGACGAACGGTCCGGCGGGGTTGATGTGGATGTTCGCCCCTGTCGTGTCCAGACCCGATGCGGAGATGACCGGGTCGATGACGAGTTCACGGATCTCGGAGTGCAGCTGGGCCTGGCTGGTGTCAGCGGAGTGCTGGGTCGACACGACGACGTTCTCGATCGTCACGGCTTCGTCGCCGTCGTAGCCGAGCGTCAGCTGGGTCTTCCCATCGGGGCGCAGGTAGTCCAGCTGGCCCGACTTGCGCACGGCCGAGAGCTGTTCGGCCATCCGAGAGGCCAAGTGGATCGGCAGCGGCATGAGGACGTCGGTGGAGTTGTCGGCGTAGCCGAACATCAGACCCTGGTCCCCGGCGCCGAGGCTGGTCCCGTGGTCGTCGGAGGCGACGGCTTCGCGGAAGTCCAGCGGGTTGGTGACTCCGGAGTGGATGTCCGTGGACTGGCTGCCGATCGACACGGACACTCCGCACGAGTGGCCGTCGAACCCGGTGTCCGAGGAGTCGTAGCCGATCCCGGTGATGAGGCTGCGCACGATCCCGGCGACATCGGCGTAAGCGGCCGTGTTGACCTCGCCGGCGACGTGCACGAGTCCGGTGGTGACCATGGTCTCCACGGCCACCTTCGCGTTGGGGTCCTGGCGGAGCAGGTCGTCGAGCACCGCATCGCTGATCTGGTCGCAGATCTTGTCGGGATGTCCCTCGGTGACGGACTCGGATGAGAAGAAACGCAGATTTGATTGAGTCACGGTGTCGATTCTAAGTCAGTGAGCTGTTCGGTCAGGGCCGCGATGACCTTTTGTGAAACATCGTCCTTCGAGCCCTGGAATTCCTCACCGATCGTGGTCTGGCCGTCAGCGGAACCGATGATCTGGACCGCGGTGTGGTCGTGGCCGAAGGCTCGGTCGTTCGAGACGTCGTTGAACACGAGCAGATCGACGCCTTTGCGTGCGAACTTCGCGCGGGCGTAGTCGAGTGCGGTGGACTGTGCGTCTCCGGTCTCGGCGGCGAAGCCGACGATGATCTGGGCGCCGACTCGCTCGTCGACGAGGCCGCGGAGGATGTCGGGGTTCTGCACGAGGCGCAGGGTGAGACCGTCGTCGCCGGTCTTCTTCATCTTCGAACCGGTGGTCTCAGCCGGCCG belongs to Brevibacterium spongiae and includes:
- the metK gene encoding methionine adenosyltransferase, with protein sequence MTQSNLRFFSSESVTEGHPDKICDQISDAVLDDLLRQDPNAKVAVETMVTTGLVHVAGEVNTAAYADVAGIVRSLITGIGYDSSDTGFDGHSCGVSVSIGSQSTDIHSGVTNPLDFREAVASDDHGTSLGAGDQGLMFGYADNSTDVLMPLPIHLASRMAEQLSAVRKSGQLDYLRPDGKTQLTLGYDGDEAVTIENVVVSTQHSADTSQAQLHSEIRELVIDPVISASGLDTTGANIHINPAGPFVTGGPMGDAGLTGRKIIVDTYGGFSRHGGGAFSGKDPSKVDRSAAYAMRWVAKNVVAAGLADRAEVQVSYAIGRVDPMGLYVETFGTEKVDPHKISAAIREVFDLRPAMIIQELDLLRPIYSQTSTYGHFGRPLPDFTWEVTDRADDLLRAVSAH